From the genome of Fusobacterium varium, one region includes:
- the ptrA_2 gene encoding Protease 3 precursor, whose amino-acid sequence MNIEIRKLDNGIPVLMENIDSVSTVSLGIFVKTGSRNEYPDESGVSHFIEHMMFKGTKNRSAKEISELIDNEGGLINAYTSRDTTAYYIQMLSSKIDTGIDVLSDMFLNSTFTQENLDKERNVIIEEIRMYDDIPEEIVHDENVKYAITGVQSNIVLGTIESLNNITREKFLKYFDEQYIASNLVVSVAGKIDFDHVVAELNKGLGKFRDSNFKRDMDTSFTINHGENRIKKETNQVHLCFNTRGNSQIEDMKYPGAIISSVLAGNMSSRLFQKIREERGLAYSVYSYGTAFIEGGLFTIYAGTTKESYQEVIDIIKAEFEDIKKNGITPYELQKSKNQFLSMLTFSLENSKGKMTRMASTYMLYGRVTEIDEIISKIENITLEDIKKTAEYLFQEEFYSCTILGDI is encoded by the coding sequence ATGAATATAGAAATAAGGAAATTAGACAACGGTATACCTGTTTTGATGGAAAATATAGATAGTGTAAGTACTGTAAGTCTTGGTATATTTGTTAAGACTGGATCAAGAAATGAATATCCAGATGAAAGTGGAGTTTCCCATTTTATAGAACATATGATGTTCAAAGGGACAAAAAATAGAAGTGCTAAAGAAATATCAGAATTAATAGATAATGAAGGTGGGTTAATAAATGCCTATACAAGCAGAGATACAACTGCATATTATATACAAATGCTTTCAAGTAAAATAGATACAGGGATAGATGTTCTATCTGATATGTTTCTGAATTCTACCTTTACACAAGAAAATCTAGATAAAGAGAGAAATGTAATTATAGAAGAAATAAGAATGTATGATGATATTCCAGAAGAAATAGTACATGATGAGAATGTAAAATATGCAATAACTGGAGTACAATCTAATATAGTGTTGGGAACTATTGAAAGTCTTAATAATATAACAAGAGAAAAGTTTTTGAAATATTTTGATGAACAATATATAGCATCTAACCTTGTGGTATCTGTTGCTGGAAAAATAGATTTTGATCATGTGGTAGCAGAATTAAATAAAGGACTGGGTAAATTTAGAGATAGTAATTTTAAAAGAGATATGGATACATCTTTTACTATAAATCATGGAGAAAACAGAATAAAGAAAGAAACTAATCAAGTGCATCTTTGTTTTAATACAAGGGGAAATAGTCAGATAGAAGATATGAAATATCCAGGAGCTATAATTTCAAGTGTATTAGCAGGAAATATGAGCTCAAGACTATTTCAAAAAATAAGAGAGGAAAGAGGGCTGGCTTATTCAGTTTATAGTTATGGAACAGCATTTATAGAGGGAGGACTTTTTACTATATATGCAGGAACTACTAAAGAAAGTTACCAGGAAGTTATAGATATAATTAAAGCTGAATTTGAAGATATAAAGAAAAATGGAATAACTCCCTATGAACTTCAAAAATCTAAAAATCAATTTTTAAGCATGCTTACTTTTAGCCTTGAAAATAGTAAAGGGAAAATGACAAGAATGGCAAGTACTTATATGCTTTATGGAAGAGTAACTGAAATTGATGAAATAATATCAAAAATAGAGAATATAACATTAGAAGATATAAAAAAGACAGCAGAATATTTATTCCAAGAGGAATTTTATTCTTGCACAATACTTGGAGATATATAA
- the dut gene encoding Deoxyuridine 5'-triphosphate nucleotidohydrolase — MEKVVVKVVREGNVLLPKYETSGSAGMDVRANIEEPIILGSLERVLVPTGLKIAIPEGYEVQVRPRSGLAIKHGITLLNTPGTIDSDYRGELKIIMVNLSKDEYTINPQERIGQLVLNKVAQMELVEVDSLDETERGAGGFGHTGK, encoded by the coding sequence ATGGAAAAAGTTGTAGTAAAAGTAGTAAGAGAAGGAAATGTATTACTTCCAAAATATGAAACATCTGGTTCGGCAGGAATGGATGTAAGAGCAAATATAGAAGAACCAATAATATTAGGATCGTTAGAAAGAGTATTAGTTCCAACAGGACTTAAAATTGCTATACCAGAAGGATATGAAGTACAGGTCAGACCTAGAAGTGGACTGGCAATTAAACATGGAATAACTCTTTTAAATACACCAGGAACTATCGATAGTGACTATAGAGGAGAATTAAAAATAATAATGGTAAATCTTAGCAAAGATGAATATACAATAAATCCCCAAGAAAGAATAGGGCAGCTTGTTTTAAATAAAGTTGCACAAATGGAATTGGTAGAAGTAGATTCTTTAGATGAAACTGAAAGAGGAGCAGGGGGATTTGGTCATACTGGAAAATAA
- the yrrK gene encoding Putative Holliday junction resolvase, which yields MYKKYISLDVGDVRIGVAKSDIMGIVATPLEVIDRKKTKAVKRIKELCTQENTKALVVGIPKSLDGTEKRQAEKVREFIAKLNKEIEGLEIIEVDERLTTVSADRMLNESNKKGALEKRKVVDKIAAAIILQTFLDTKDKLIFWRRNGIKIINEIVSCNSCGNRSYMA from the coding sequence ATGTATAAAAAATATATTTCCTTAGATGTGGGAGATGTGAGGATAGGAGTGGCGAAATCAGATATAATGGGGATAGTAGCTACTCCCCTTGAAGTAATAGACAGAAAAAAAACAAAAGCAGTAAAAAGAATTAAAGAGCTTTGTACTCAAGAAAATACGAAAGCATTAGTAGTAGGTATTCCTAAAAGTCTAGATGGAACTGAAAAGCGACAGGCAGAAAAAGTCAGAGAATTTATAGCTAAACTGAATAAAGAGATTGAAGGTTTGGAAATAATAGAGGTTGATGAAAGACTGACTACTGTATCAGCAGATAGAATGCTAAATGAATCAAACAAAAAGGGTGCTTTGGAAAAACGGAAAGTAGTTGATAAAATAGCAGCTGCTATAATACTTCAAACTTTCTTAGATACAAAAGATAAACTAATATTTTGGAGGAGAAATGGGATCAAAATTATTAATGAGATTGTCTCTTGTAATAGTTGTGGTAATAGGAGCTATATGGCTTAG
- the secDF gene encoding preprotein translocase subunit SecD — MRLSLVIVVVIGAIWLSFFKPTKLGLDLKGGVYVVLEAVPDEGVTLDDAAMNRLIEVLDRRINGLGVAESVVQKAGSNRVIIELPGINNTEDAIKMIGKTALLEFKLENPDGTLGETLLTGGALKKADVSYDNLGRPQIQFEMNQEGAVKFAEITRNNIGKKLAITLDGKVQTAPTINSEIPSGNGVITGNYTVEEAKATATLLNAGALPVKAEIVETRTVGASLGDESIAQSKQAAIFAMILIGVFMIVFYKLPGIVANIALIIFGLITFGCLNFIDATLTLPGIAGLILSAGMAVDANVIIFERIKEELRLGNTIRNAIDAGFSKGFVAIFDSNLTTLIITVILFTFGTGPVKGFAVTLTIGTLASMFTAITITKILLLTFITVFNLNRPELFGVRGKTACK; from the coding sequence ATGAGATTGTCTCTTGTAATAGTTGTGGTAATAGGAGCTATATGGCTTAGCTTTTTTAAACCAACTAAACTTGGACTGGACTTAAAAGGCGGAGTGTATGTAGTATTGGAGGCTGTACCAGATGAAGGGGTAACTCTTGATGATGCAGCAATGAATAGACTTATTGAAGTATTGGATAGAAGAATAAATGGATTAGGAGTAGCAGAATCAGTTGTTCAAAAAGCTGGAAGCAATAGAGTAATAATAGAACTTCCAGGAATAAACAATACAGAAGATGCTATAAAAATGATAGGAAAAACAGCTTTATTGGAATTTAAACTTGAAAATCCAGATGGAACTTTAGGAGAAACTCTTCTAACTGGAGGAGCATTAAAGAAAGCAGATGTATCCTATGACAATTTAGGAAGACCTCAAATTCAATTTGAAATGAATCAAGAGGGAGCAGTAAAATTCGCAGAGATAACAAGAAATAATATAGGAAAAAAGCTTGCTATTACATTAGATGGAAAAGTACAGACAGCACCTACGATTAATTCAGAAATACCAAGTGGAAATGGAGTAATTACAGGAAATTATACTGTAGAGGAAGCAAAAGCAACAGCTACACTTTTGAATGCAGGAGCTCTTCCTGTAAAAGCTGAAATAGTTGAAACAAGAACTGTTGGAGCTTCTCTTGGAGATGAATCTATAGCACAGAGTAAACAAGCAGCAATATTTGCAATGATACTTATAGGAGTTTTTATGATTGTATTCTATAAACTTCCTGGAATAGTGGCAAATATAGCCTTGATAATATTTGGACTTATAACTTTTGGGTGTCTTAATTTTATAGATGCAACATTGACTCTTCCAGGTATAGCAGGACTTATTCTGTCTGCTGGTATGGCAGTTGACGCAAATGTTATTATCTTTGAAAGAATAAAAGAAGAACTTAGACTTGGAAACACTATACGTAACGCAATAGATGCAGGATTCAGCAAGGGATTTGTAGCTATTTTTGACTCGAATCTTACAACATTGATAATAACTGTTATTCTTTTTACTTTTGGAACTGGTCCTGTAAAAGGATTTGCTGTAACACTGACAATAGGTACATTAGCATCTATGTTCACAGCTATCACAATCACAAAGATACTTTTACTTACTTTCATTACAGTATTTAATTTAAACAGACCAGAATTATTCGGAGTTAGGGGGAAAACAGCATGCAAATAG
- a CDS encoding Colicin V production protein: MYLDILVGIIIVFSLFYGLRNGLFVEFLAIFGLIVNFIIAKKYTPVVIEFLGLSKDKDRYFVTYIVTFWAVYILLGIVIHLVRNVLKNQSKGIITRILGGAIGIAKGILLSVLILLIYNYSTDMFTKLKKYSKGSYANEIFLEVVPNIEKYVPEVFQDKIKELKNLELVNRYVNKLF; encoded by the coding sequence ATGTATTTAGATATATTGGTTGGAATCATAATAGTTTTTTCTCTTTTTTATGGATTGAGAAATGGATTATTTGTTGAATTTTTGGCTATTTTTGGATTAATAGTAAATTTTATTATAGCTAAGAAATATACTCCAGTTGTAATAGAATTTTTAGGGTTATCAAAAGATAAAGATCGTTATTTTGTAACATATATAGTTACTTTTTGGGCTGTGTATATTTTACTTGGAATAGTGATACATCTTGTAAGAAATGTACTTAAAAACCAAAGCAAAGGAATAATAACAAGAATATTAGGTGGAGCAATTGGTATAGCTAAAGGAATACTTCTTTCTGTTTTAATTCTATTGATTTATAATTACTCAACAGATATGTTCACAAAATTGAAAAAATATTCTAAAGGAAGTTATGCAAATGAAATTTTTCTAGAAGTAGTACCAAACATAGAAAAATATGTACCTGAAGTTTTTCAAGATAAAATAAAAGAACTAAAAAATTTGGAGTTAGTTAATAGATATGTTAACAAACTTTTTTAG
- the lptG gene encoding Lipopolysaccharide export system permease protein lptG: MKIKIIDRYISKNFIKSFFLSLIAFVGIFLVSQLFKVIRYVSDGRFSADESIVYILTMIPKILIDVAPLAVLLGSLMTVSSMASNLEVISLKTAGISFKRIVLFPIFISAVIAIIVFLINDSLYPYSVRKNREIKDGGNTRREMPVEKRNAFLRGENSNYVYLMGKINRETGFGENIEIVDLNEEFNKVERIITAKEGRYNFTKKVWVLKDANIYNGKELKKAEEVKLFTEDKYDDEPDKFITKSVEPKTLTIKELKKSVREIKSIGGDTRELLVEIGNRYSFPFSSFIISFLGLSLGSRYVRGASAISMALSVALGYGYYIVQASFEALSINGFLNPFISGWIPNIIFLGIGIYFMYRAEY; this comes from the coding sequence ATGAAAATAAAAATAATAGACAGATATATAAGTAAAAACTTTATAAAGTCATTTTTCCTCAGTTTAATAGCCTTTGTAGGAATATTTTTAGTAAGTCAATTATTTAAAGTTATAAGATATGTAAGTGATGGAAGATTTTCAGCTGATGAATCTATAGTTTATATACTTACAATGATACCCAAAATATTAATAGATGTAGCACCTTTGGCAGTGCTTTTAGGATCATTGATGACAGTGAGCTCTATGGCTTCAAATCTAGAAGTAATATCTTTAAAAACAGCTGGAATAAGTTTTAAGAGAATAGTGCTTTTTCCTATTTTTATTTCAGCAGTGATAGCTATAATTGTATTTCTTATAAATGACAGCCTTTATCCTTATTCTGTAAGAAAAAATAGAGAGATAAAAGATGGTGGAAATACTAGAAGAGAAATGCCAGTAGAAAAAAGAAATGCTTTTTTACGTGGAGAAAATTCTAACTATGTTTATCTTATGGGAAAAATAAACAGAGAAACTGGTTTTGGTGAAAATATAGAAATAGTTGATTTAAACGAAGAGTTTAACAAAGTTGAAAGAATAATAACTGCAAAAGAAGGAAGATACAATTTTACGAAAAAGGTATGGGTATTAAAAGATGCTAATATTTATAATGGAAAGGAACTGAAAAAAGCAGAAGAAGTAAAGCTTTTTACAGAAGATAAATATGATGATGAACCAGATAAATTTATAACTAAGAGTGTTGAACCTAAAACTCTCACTATAAAAGAATTAAAAAAATCTGTAAGAGAGATAAAAAGTATAGGTGGAGATACAAGAGAGCTTCTTGTTGAAATAGGAAATAGATATTCCTTTCCATTTTCAAGCTTTATAATTTCATTTTTGGGACTTTCATTGGGAAGCAGATATGTAAGAGGAGCTTCTGCAATAAGCATGGCATTATCTGTGGCTCTTGGATATGGATATTATATAGTTCAGGCTTCTTTTGAGGCATTAAGCATAAATGGATTTTTAAATCCATTTATCAGTGGTTGGATTCCTAATATAATTTTTCTAGGAATAGGAATATATTTTATGTATAGAGCAGAATATTAA
- the rlmI gene encoding Ribosomal RNA large subunit methyltransferase I, whose product MTKIILISGKEKKIINFYPNVFKDEIKTIIGTVKNGDVVDVCSSDMAFVGRGYVTDSTSAYVRILTTKDEKIDKNFILEKIRKAYKKREHLFNETNCIRAFFSEGDGIPGLIIDKFDKYVSVQFRNSGVETFRQDIINSIKKVMKPKGIYERSDVENRTLEGVEQKTGIVFGEIPERVIMEDNGLKYSIDIIEGQKTGFFLDQRDSRKFIRKYLTKDTKFLDVFSSSGGFSMAALKENCKKVTAIDKEPHALELCRENYILNGFDGDFVTMEGDAFLLLKTLVGRNEKFDVITLDPPSLIKRKADIHKGRDFFFDLCDDSFKLLNDGGILGVITCAYHITLQDLIEVTRMAASKNGKLLQVMGINYQPEDHPWILHVPETLYLKALWVKIVDN is encoded by the coding sequence ATGACGAAAATTATATTGATCAGTGGTAAAGAAAAAAAGATAATAAATTTTTACCCTAATGTTTTCAAAGATGAAATAAAAACTATAATAGGGACTGTAAAAAATGGAGATGTAGTAGATGTTTGTTCATCTGACATGGCCTTTGTAGGAAGAGGTTATGTGACAGATTCTACATCAGCTTATGTAAGGATACTTACAACAAAAGATGAAAAAATAGACAAAAATTTTATTTTGGAAAAAATTAGAAAAGCTTATAAGAAAAGAGAACATCTCTTTAATGAAACTAACTGTATAAGAGCCTTCTTTTCAGAAGGAGATGGAATTCCTGGTTTAATTATAGATAAATTTGATAAATATGTATCTGTGCAGTTTAGAAATTCAGGGGTAGAAACATTTAGACAGGATATAATAAACAGCATTAAAAAGGTGATGAAGCCAAAAGGGATATATGAAAGAAGTGATGTAGAAAATAGAACTCTTGAGGGGGTAGAGCAAAAAACAGGAATTGTTTTTGGAGAGATACCAGAAAGAGTTATAATGGAAGACAACGGTCTTAAATATAGTATAGATATAATAGAGGGGCAAAAAACTGGATTTTTCTTAGATCAGAGAGATTCAAGAAAATTTATAAGAAAATATCTTACAAAAGATACAAAATTTTTAGATGTATTTTCAAGTAGTGGTGGATTTTCAATGGCTGCTTTAAAAGAAAATTGTAAAAAAGTGACAGCTATTGACAAAGAACCTCACGCATTAGAACTATGCAGAGAAAATTATATTTTAAATGGATTTGATGGAGATTTTGTAACTATGGAAGGAGATGCTTTTCTCCTGTTGAAAACTTTAGTAGGAAGAAATGAAAAATTTGATGTAATCACATTGGATCCACCATCTTTGATAAAAAGAAAAGCTGATATTCATAAAGGAAGAGATTTCTTTTTTGATCTTTGTGATGATAGCTTTAAACTTTTAAATGATGGAGGTATACTGGGAGTAATAACTTGTGCTTATCATATAACTCTTCAGGACTTAATAGAAGTGACAAGAATGGCAGCCTCTAAAAATGGGAAGCTTCTTCAAGTGATGGGAATAAATTATCAACCAGAGGATCACCCATGGATACTTCATGTGCCAGAAACTTTGTATTTAAAGGCTTTGTGGGTAAAAATAGTAGATAACTAA
- the secF gene encoding preprotein translocase subunit SecF has product MQIEIIKNSKKFVGLSLVIVVLSLGAFFVKGLNYGIDFSGGNLFQLRFEKPITLNDINNNLDEVSKDINQVNPNSRKVQISEDNTVIIRTPELTETEKTEVLNNLKKIGTFDINKEEKVGASIGEELKTSAIYALGIGAFLIILYITFRFEFTFAIAAVAALFHDLIIAVGVISLLGYEVDTPFIAAILTILGYSINDTIVVFDRIRENLKRKNKNSFEDCLNKSINQVMIRSINTSVTTLFAIIAILVFGGDSLKTFIVTLLIGILAGTYSSVFIATPLVYFLDKSKKGPNKGLHSLGEEKRKNQVMKKKY; this is encoded by the coding sequence ATGCAAATAGAAATTATAAAAAATAGTAAAAAGTTTGTAGGACTTTCATTAGTTATTGTTGTTCTTTCTCTTGGAGCATTTTTCGTAAAAGGGCTTAACTATGGTATTGACTTCTCTGGAGGAAATTTATTTCAGTTGAGATTTGAAAAGCCAATAACATTGAATGATATTAATAATAATCTAGATGAAGTTTCTAAAGATATAAATCAGGTAAATCCAAATAGTAGAAAAGTACAGATTTCTGAAGATAATACAGTTATCATAAGAACTCCTGAACTTACTGAAACAGAAAAAACAGAAGTTTTAAATAACTTAAAAAAAATTGGAACTTTTGATATAAATAAAGAAGAGAAAGTGGGAGCAAGCATAGGAGAAGAATTAAAAACTTCAGCAATATATGCTTTAGGAATAGGAGCTTTTCTTATAATTCTTTATATAACTTTCAGATTTGAATTTACATTTGCAATAGCAGCAGTAGCAGCATTATTTCATGATCTTATTATAGCTGTTGGAGTAATTTCACTTTTAGGTTATGAGGTAGATACTCCATTTATAGCAGCTATATTGACTATACTTGGATATTCTATCAATGATACAATAGTTGTATTTGATAGAATAAGAGAAAATTTGAAGCGTAAGAATAAGAATTCATTTGAAGATTGTTTGAATAAGAGTATAAATCAAGTAATGATAAGATCTATTAACACATCTGTAACTACATTATTTGCAATTATTGCTATACTTGTTTTTGGTGGAGATAGCTTAAAAACATTTATTGTTACTCTTTTAATTGGTATTCTTGCTGGAACTTACAGTTCAGTATTTATTGCAACACCTCTAGTTTATTTCCTTGATAAAAGTAAAAAAGGTCCAAATAAAGGACTTCATAGTCTTGGAGAGGAAAAAAGAAAGAATCAAGTAATGAAGAAAAAATATTAG
- the alr_2 gene encoding Alanine racemase, giving the protein MRAWLEIDMDNLKYNLNKIKELVHGTNVLGVIKANSYGFGAIEIAKELSKFGIEIFGVASLEEAMELREGGIEEEILILGSLFNDEIEIAAEKKFQITVSSMRQIEFLESNKIDAEIHIKIDTGMGRLGFTPSEGRKAVDYCINRGLKVVGIYSHLSDADGMNDEAYNYTKEQINKFKIFEEYKTIKYIHILNSGGILRFNDGFKGNLVRAGICMYGMLGNERVPGFKRVFTMKTRILFIRTLEEDSYISYGRTIKLKKGETFATLAIGYADGMKKEFSNKTYALIEGEKCPIVGEICMDMCMVKIPESILKKINIGTEAIVIRDDIIEEINSIHKSTWDILTGIGRRVYRVYKKNGTPYLITR; this is encoded by the coding sequence ATGAGAGCTTGGTTAGAAATCGATATGGACAATTTGAAATACAATCTAAATAAAATTAAAGAATTGGTCCATGGCACGAATGTATTAGGAGTTATAAAAGCTAATAGTTATGGATTCGGAGCTATCGAAATCGCTAAAGAACTTTCAAAATTTGGAATAGAGATTTTTGGGGTAGCCTCTCTGGAAGAAGCAATGGAGCTTAGAGAGGGAGGAATAGAAGAAGAAATTCTTATACTAGGTTCACTTTTTAATGATGAAATAGAAATAGCTGCTGAAAAAAAATTTCAAATAACTGTAAGCAGCATGAGGCAGATAGAATTTTTAGAATCTAATAAAATAGATGCTGAAATACATATCAAAATAGATACAGGTATGGGAAGATTAGGTTTTACTCCCAGCGAAGGAAGAAAAGCTGTAGATTATTGTATAAATAGAGGGTTAAAAGTAGTTGGTATTTATTCACATCTTTCTGATGCAGATGGAATGAATGATGAAGCATATAATTATACTAAAGAACAGATAAATAAATTTAAAATATTTGAAGAGTATAAAACAATAAAATATATACATATTTTAAATAGTGGAGGAATACTTAGATTCAATGATGGATTTAAAGGAAATCTAGTAAGAGCTGGTATATGTATGTATGGTATGTTAGGAAATGAGAGAGTACCCGGATTTAAAAGAGTTTTTACCATGAAAACGAGAATACTTTTTATAAGAACACTTGAAGAGGACTCATATATATCTTATGGAAGAACTATAAAATTAAAAAAAGGGGAAACTTTTGCTACTCTTGCCATAGGGTATGCTGATGGTATGAAAAAAGAATTTTCTAATAAGACATATGCTTTAATTGAAGGAGAAAAATGTCCAATAGTTGGAGAGATATGTATGGATATGTGTATGGTAAAAATACCAGAGTCAATTTTAAAAAAAATAAATATAGGTACTGAAGCAATTGTTATAAGAGATGATATAATAGAAGAAATAAATTCTATCCATAAATCAACTTGGGATATATTGACTGGGATAGGAAGAAGAGTATATAGAGTCTACAAAAAAAATGGTACTCCATATTTAATAACAAGATAA
- a CDS encoding lipopolysaccharide ABC transporter permease LptF, which produces MKIIEKYILEEVKMPILFGISLFTFIFLIDIIVAMMENIIVKGISIIDIMRILSFYLPPILSQTIPMGIFLGVMLTFSKFTRTSESTAMSSIGMDLREIVKPIFILACITTLFIFFLQESIIPRSFTKLQYITTKIAYENPVFQLKEKTFIDEVDEYNLYIDRIEGKDRIAQGVLIFQKDEDVEFPTVLVGKEAYWKDSSMVITDSKFYDFDKDGKEKLRGEFDDKKVPLTAYFDGIDIKVKDIEAMSISMLMKEMKELPKNEKIPYKVEINRKLALPLSTIMLSLLGVFISIGHHRSGKGANFALSLAVIFSYITFLNIGMVMANRGKVPPFIGVWTPNIILFLVTFYFYKKKSRGI; this is translated from the coding sequence ATGAAAATAATAGAAAAATATATTTTAGAAGAGGTGAAAATGCCAATATTATTTGGTATATCTTTATTTACATTTATTTTTCTCATAGATATAATAGTGGCTATGATGGAAAATATAATAGTAAAAGGAATATCAATTATTGATATAATGAGAATATTGTCATTTTATCTTCCACCTATTTTATCCCAGACTATTCCTATGGGAATATTTTTAGGAGTAATGCTGACATTTTCAAAATTTACAAGAACTAGTGAATCAACAGCTATGAGTTCTATAGGTATGGATCTTAGAGAAATAGTAAAGCCTATATTTATTTTAGCTTGTATCACTACACTTTTTATATTTTTTCTTCAGGAAAGTATAATTCCAAGATCTTTTACTAAGCTTCAATATATAACTACTAAAATAGCTTATGAAAATCCTGTATTTCAATTAAAAGAAAAAACTTTTATAGATGAAGTTGATGAATACAATCTCTATATAGACAGAATAGAGGGAAAAGATAGGATTGCTCAAGGAGTACTTATATTTCAGAAAGATGAAGATGTTGAATTTCCTACTGTGCTAGTTGGAAAGGAAGCTTACTGGAAAGATTCTTCAATGGTGATAACAGACTCTAAATTTTATGATTTTGATAAAGACGGAAAGGAGAAGTTAAGAGGAGAATTTGATGATAAAAAAGTTCCTCTTACTGCCTATTTTGATGGAATAGATATTAAAGTAAAAGATATAGAGGCTATGAGTATAAGTATGCTTATGAAAGAGATGAAAGAGCTTCCTAAAAATGAAAAAATACCTTATAAAGTAGAAATAAATAGAAAATTAGCCTTGCCACTATCTACAATAATGTTATCTTTACTTGGAGTATTTATTTCCATAGGACATCATAGAAGTGGAAAGGGAGCTAACTTTGCTTTAAGCCTTGCAGTAATATTTTCATATATAACATTTCTAAATATAGGAATGGTTATGGCTAATAGAGGTAAAGTTCCTCCATTTATAGGAGTATGGACACCAAATATAATTTTATTTTTAGTGACTTTTTATTTCTATAAGAAAAAATCTAGGGGGATATAA